From the genome of Phreatobacter cathodiphilus, one region includes:
- the efp gene encoding elongation factor P yields the protein MPKVIASSVRKGNILEVDGKLYLIVTAQNIHPGKGTPVTQVDMRRLSDGVKVSERWRTTEMVERAYVEDRPYTYLYSDGDGNHFMNKETYEQIAVPDDILGDAKPYLQNEMEVKLSVYEGNAVGIELPQRVTLEVVETEPVTKGQTASSSYKPAILSNGVRTLVPPHIGVGTRIVVMTEDGSYSERAKD from the coding sequence GTGCCGAAGGTCATCGCCTCCTCCGTCCGCAAGGGCAACATTCTCGAAGTCGACGGCAAGCTCTACCTGATCGTCACCGCCCAGAACATCCATCCCGGCAAGGGCACCCCGGTGACCCAGGTCGACATGCGCCGCCTCTCCGACGGCGTGAAGGTGTCCGAGCGCTGGCGCACCACCGAGATGGTCGAGCGCGCCTATGTCGAGGACCGGCCCTACACCTACCTCTACTCGGACGGTGACGGGAACCACTTCATGAACAAGGAGACCTACGAGCAGATCGCGGTCCCCGACGACATCCTCGGCGACGCCAAGCCCTATCTCCAGAACGAGATGGAGGTGAAGCTGTCGGTGTACGAGGGCAATGCGGTGGGCATCGAACTGCCGCAGCGCGTGACGCTGGAGGTGGTCGAGACCGAGCCTGTCACCAAGGGCCAGACCGCCTCCTCCTCCTACAAGCCGGCGATCCTGTCGAACGGCGTTCGCACGCTGGTCCCGCCGCATATCGGCGTCGGCACCCGCATCGTCGTCATGACCGAGGACGGCTCCTATTCCGAGCGCGCCAAGGACTGA
- a CDS encoding ABC transporter ATP-binding protein, producing MTAQTQATPAPAPAQDLILDVSNIEVIYDHVILVLKGVSLVVPRGGIVAILGANGAGKTTTLKAISNLLHAERGEVTKGSIVFEGEEVQALSPNDLVRRGCIQVMEGRHCFGHLTIEENLLTGAFTRRDGKAAIREDMEKIYAYFPRLKERRHSMSGYTSGGEQQMCAIGRALMSRPKMILLDEPSMGLAPQIVEQIFEIVRDINAREGVSFLVAEQNTNMALRYATFGYIMETGRIVMDGDAKSLRENEDVKEFYLGVSEGDKKSFRDVKSYKRRKRWLA from the coding sequence ATGACCGCCCAGACCCAAGCGACCCCGGCGCCGGCCCCCGCCCAGGACCTGATCCTCGACGTCAGCAACATCGAGGTCATCTACGACCACGTCATCCTGGTGCTGAAGGGCGTCTCGCTCGTGGTGCCGCGCGGCGGCATCGTCGCCATTCTTGGCGCCAACGGTGCCGGCAAGACCACCACGCTGAAGGCCATCTCCAATCTCCTCCACGCCGAGCGCGGCGAGGTGACCAAGGGCTCCATCGTCTTCGAGGGCGAGGAGGTGCAGGCCCTCTCGCCGAACGATCTCGTGCGCCGCGGCTGCATCCAGGTGATGGAGGGCCGGCACTGCTTCGGCCACCTCACCATCGAGGAGAACCTGCTCACCGGCGCCTTCACCCGCCGCGACGGCAAGGCCGCCATCCGCGAGGACATGGAGAAGATCTACGCCTATTTCCCCCGCCTGAAGGAGCGCCGGCATTCGATGTCCGGCTATACCTCCGGCGGCGAGCAGCAGATGTGCGCGATCGGCCGGGCGCTGATGAGCCGGCCGAAGATGATCCTGCTCGACGAACCCTCCATGGGCCTCGCGCCGCAGATCGTCGAGCAGATCTTCGAGATCGTCCGCGACATCAATGCGCGCGAGGGCGTCTCCTTCCTCGTCGCCGAGCAGAACACCAACATGGCGCTGCGTTACGCCACCTTCGGCTACATCATGGAAACGGGGCGCATCGTCATGGACGGCGACGCCAAGTCGCTGCGCGAGAACGAGGATGTGAAGGAGTTCTATCTCGGCGTCTCCGAGGGCGACAAGAAGAGCTTCCGCGACGTGAAGAGCTACAAGCGGCGCAAGCGCTGGCTGGCCTGA
- a CDS encoding ABC transporter substrate-binding protein, which produces MKGFKWTMAAAFAAGLASAAPMPAKAQAQDSIFIPLLSYRTGPFASSGIPIANGMRDYLEMINQRDGGINGVKIVIEECETGYDTKKGVECYDSLRSRNPVVVNPYSTGITLQLIPRAAVDKIPMLSMAYGLSASADGNTFPWIFNPPATYWDGASVMVSYMAQREGGFDKLRGKTLGLIHLDAPYGKEPIPVLQAMAEKYGFTLKLYPVAAADMQNQSAIWLNIRRDRPNYLYNQGWGAMNPTAVREAIRNNFPIDRLVGVWWAGGDDDARAGGAQAAGYRSLNFHQAGTEFPVIQDILKHVVDKNLSRVDARSRVGENLYNRGVYNSMLMVEAIRHAQQLTGKKVVTGEDVRRGFETMNITEARLKEIGMEGFAAPVRLTCADHNGHNRVFVARWDGTRYVRDSDWIEPIRDVVRPLIEDAAKKYAEANAGWPRRTETCDQRS; this is translated from the coding sequence TGGCCGCCGCCTTCGCCGCAGGGCTCGCCTCGGCGGCGCCCATGCCGGCCAAGGCCCAGGCCCAGGACAGCATCTTCATCCCGCTGCTCAGCTACCGCACGGGCCCCTTCGCCTCGTCGGGCATCCCGATCGCCAATGGCATGCGCGACTACCTGGAGATGATCAACCAGCGTGACGGCGGCATCAACGGCGTCAAGATCGTCATCGAGGAATGCGAGACGGGCTACGATACCAAGAAGGGCGTGGAGTGCTACGACTCGCTGCGCTCGCGCAATCCGGTGGTCGTGAACCCCTATTCCACCGGCATCACGCTGCAGCTCATCCCGCGCGCCGCCGTCGACAAGATCCCGATGCTGTCCATGGCCTATGGCCTCTCGGCCTCGGCCGACGGCAACACCTTCCCGTGGATCTTCAACCCGCCGGCCACCTACTGGGACGGCGCCTCGGTCATGGTCTCCTACATGGCCCAGCGCGAGGGCGGCTTCGACAAGCTGCGCGGCAAGACCCTCGGCCTGATCCACCTCGACGCGCCCTACGGCAAGGAGCCGATCCCGGTGCTGCAGGCCATGGCCGAGAAATACGGCTTCACTCTGAAGCTCTATCCGGTGGCCGCCGCCGACATGCAGAACCAGAGCGCCATCTGGCTCAACATCCGCCGCGACCGGCCGAACTACCTCTACAACCAGGGCTGGGGCGCGATGAACCCCACCGCGGTGCGTGAGGCGATCCGCAACAACTTCCCCATCGACCGCCTCGTCGGCGTCTGGTGGGCCGGCGGTGACGACGACGCCCGTGCCGGCGGCGCCCAGGCGGCGGGCTACCGCAGCCTGAACTTCCATCAGGCGGGCACCGAGTTCCCCGTGATCCAGGACATCCTGAAGCACGTGGTCGACAAGAACCTGTCGCGGGTGGATGCGCGCTCGCGCGTCGGCGAGAACCTCTACAACCGCGGCGTCTACAACTCGATGCTGATGGTCGAGGCGATCCGTCACGCCCAGCAGCTCACCGGCAAGAAGGTGGTCACCGGCGAGGACGTTCGCCGCGGCTTCGAGACGATGAACATCACCGAGGCGCGGCTGAAGGAGATCGGCATGGAGGGCTTCGCGGCTCCCGTGCGGCTCACCTGCGCCGACCACAACGGCCACAACCGGGTCTTCGTCGCCCGCTGGGACGGCACCCGCTACGTGCGCGACAGCGACTGGATCGAGCCGATCCGCGACGTCGTCCGCCCGCTGATCGAGGATGCGGCGAAGAAGTATGCGGAAGCCAACGCCGGCTGGCCGCGCCGCACCGAGACCTGCGACCAGCGGTCGTGA
- a CDS encoding zinc metallopeptidase — MPFLILLGVAALVALIFGPQWWVKAQMRRHGVERQDFPGTGGELAEHLLEQAGLTDVKVERTDAGDHYDPIDRVVRLSPEVHDGRSVTAVAVAAHEVGHAVQHRDGDRLFLWRIRMAQAAQKLEIGAAILFATAPLVLAFVRSPAIAVLQIVVALALLGSRLAMHVLTLPMEFDASFGKALPALTRGRYLHENDLPAARSVLRAAALTYVASALVTLLDLTRIIRVLR; from the coding sequence ATGCCCTTCCTCATCCTCCTCGGCGTCGCCGCCCTCGTCGCCCTCATCTTCGGCCCGCAATGGTGGGTGAAGGCGCAGATGCGCCGCCACGGCGTCGAGCGCCAGGACTTTCCCGGCACCGGCGGCGAACTCGCCGAGCACCTTCTCGAACAGGCCGGCCTCACGGACGTGAAGGTGGAGCGCACCGACGCCGGCGACCACTACGACCCCATCGACCGCGTCGTGCGCCTGTCGCCGGAGGTCCATGACGGCCGCTCGGTGACGGCGGTGGCGGTGGCCGCCCACGAGGTCGGCCACGCCGTGCAGCATCGCGACGGGGACCGGCTGTTCCTCTGGCGCATCCGCATGGCGCAGGCGGCGCAGAAGCTGGAGATCGGCGCCGCCATCCTTTTCGCCACGGCCCCGCTGGTGCTCGCCTTCGTCCGCTCGCCGGCCATCGCCGTGCTGCAGATCGTCGTCGCCCTCGCCCTTCTCGGCTCGCGCCTCGCCATGCACGTGCTGACCCTGCCGATGGAGTTCGACGCCAGCTTCGGCAAGGCGCTGCCGGCGCTCACCCGCGGCCGTTACCTGCACGAGAACGACCTGCCGGCGGCGCGATCGGTGCTGCGGGCGGCGGCGCTGACCTATGTCGCCTCGGCCCTGGTGACGCTGCTCGACCTCACCCGCATCATCCGAGTCTTGCGCTGA
- a CDS encoding acyl-CoA thioesterase, which yields MTDALHPLDAAVTFSPAADGALAGRTSPAYWNMVGPFGGVTAAQLLKAAIDHPARIGEPVAQTVNFCAPIAEGDFSIRVKEVRSGRSVQHLYAELVQGETIAANATMVFARRSETWRHHASAMPEAPPPEAVPVLGRKPPLAWLDAYEFRYVTGLPVMGNQAHATPQSAKSLIWVADQPPRPLDHVSLAALCDIFIVRVFQVRGLRTPAATVSMTSYFHADAAELAEQGTRPVLAKADSVRFGDQFHDQQAELWSAAGKLLATTSQVVWFRE from the coding sequence ATGACCGATGCCCTCCACCCGCTCGACGCGGCCGTCACCTTCTCGCCCGCCGCCGACGGGGCCCTCGCCGGCCGCACCTCGCCGGCCTACTGGAACATGGTCGGCCCCTTCGGCGGCGTCACCGCGGCGCAGCTCCTGAAGGCGGCGATCGACCATCCCGCCCGCATTGGCGAGCCGGTGGCGCAGACGGTGAACTTCTGCGCGCCCATTGCCGAGGGCGACTTCTCGATCCGCGTGAAGGAGGTGCGCTCCGGCCGCTCGGTGCAGCATCTCTATGCCGAGCTGGTGCAGGGCGAGACCATCGCCGCCAACGCCACCATGGTCTTCGCCCGCCGCAGCGAGACCTGGCGCCATCACGCGAGCGCCATGCCGGAGGCGCCGCCGCCGGAGGCCGTCCCCGTCCTCGGCCGCAAGCCGCCGCTGGCCTGGCTCGACGCCTATGAGTTCCGCTATGTCACCGGCCTGCCGGTCATGGGCAACCAGGCCCATGCGACACCGCAGAGCGCGAAATCGCTCATCTGGGTCGCCGACCAGCCACCGCGCCCGCTCGACCACGTCTCCCTCGCCGCGCTCTGCGACATCTTCATCGTCCGGGTCTTCCAGGTGCGCGGCCTGCGCACGCCGGCCGCCACCGTCTCCATGACCTCCTATTTCCACGCCGATGCGGCCGAACTCGCCGAGCAGGGCACCCGCCCCGTCCTCGCCAAGGCCGATTCGGTGCGGTTCGGCGACCAGTTCCACGACCAGCAGGCCGAGCTCTGGTCGGCGGCCGGCAAGCTCCTCGCCACCACCTCGCAGGTCGTCTGGTTCCGCGAATAG
- a CDS encoding nuclear transport factor 2 family protein, which yields MSQAILDRWYAALKAGDAGALAAVTTDDVTVRWNGPPGIVPWAGVWEGRSKVVTFFRRVAEHLEILSIETVGRIEGEGGVVIVLEGHWRVRASGDELKVRAVNLFRFEGERVATYEVYPDSYAFAKALAKA from the coding sequence ATGAGCCAGGCCATTCTCGACCGCTGGTACGCCGCCCTGAAGGCGGGCGATGCCGGCGCCCTCGCCGCCGTCACCACCGACGACGTCACCGTCCGCTGGAACGGCCCGCCGGGCATCGTGCCCTGGGCGGGGGTCTGGGAGGGGCGCTCCAAGGTCGTGACCTTCTTCAGGCGCGTCGCCGAGCACCTGGAGATCCTGTCCATCGAGACGGTGGGGCGGATCGAGGGCGAGGGCGGCGTCGTCATCGTGCTCGAGGGGCACTGGCGCGTGCGCGCCAGCGGCGACGAACTGAAGGTGCGGGCCGTCAACCTGTTCCGCTTCGAGGGCGAGCGCGTTGCGACCTACGAGGTCTATCCGGACAGCTACGCCTTCGCGAAGGCGCTCGCCAAGGCGTGA